Within Amycolatopsis sp. FDAARGOS 1241, the genomic segment GCGGCGCGTCACCGGCCGAGCCGCGAGCTCGCTTGCACCTCGACCTCTTCGTGGACACGACCGAAGAACAACGGTCCGAAGTGGACCGTCTCGTCGCGCTGGGCGCGCAGCCGGTCGACCCGCCCGAGCCGGACTTCGTGGTGCTGGCGGATCTTGACGGAAACCTGTTTTGCGTTGTCGACCTCAGCTGCGCACCGTCAGGAAGCGCGTGAGTGCGGGTCAGCGTTCTGGTGTTCGCCGACCTTTCTACGCGGCCGCGGCGAACTCGCCGATCAGGGTGGCGAGTTCCGCCGGCCGCGAGGCGAACGGCGAGTGGTCACTGTCCACAGTGAACACGGGCTCGATCCGGGCCGCCCGGTGCATCACGCGTTGCGCCTCGACGGGAAGCGCTCGGTCACGCAAACACTCGACATACCCCCGGCGCACTGTCCCGATTCCGGTCGCGGTCTGGGGGACCGGCTGGGTGAGCAGCGCCCGGGTCTCCGGCACGAGCCGCTGCGCGTACGCGTCGGCGATCTCCGGCGCGCAATCGCCGTAGAACGTCTCGCGGGCGTACTGCGGCGGAATCGTCGTCGTACCGGTCTCCGGGTCCCGCACCTGGTGCGCGGTCAATGACGTGGCGACCTCCGGCATGGCCAGCAGGTCGCCGAAGGTCTGGCCGTTCCGGGGCACGAACGCTGCCACGTACAAGAGCCCGCTGATCAGGCCGGGGATCTCCTGAGCGGCCCGGCTCACCGGCACGCCGCCCATGCTGTGCGCGACCAGGGTCACCGGCTCACCCGCCGCGCGCACTGCCCCGACGACGGCGTCCGCGAAGTCGTCGAGACCGAACCGGGCCACGCGCGCAGCCTCGCCGCGGCCCGGCAGGTCCACCGCCGTCACGCCGTGGCCGGCGCCGGTCAGCAGGGGAACCACCGGGTCCCAGCACCACGAACCGTGCCACGACCCGTGAACCAGGACGATGGTGCCCGACACGCGGTCGCCCCCTCACCGTGCTCTCTCGGACAGAGATAAGACATGATCACACGGTGAGGTCCGGACCGAGCCGCCGAGGCTCGTTCAGAAGTTGCCCTTCGCGGACCACCCGCCGTCGACGGCGTAGACGAGTCCGGTCAGGAACGACCCTTCGCGGAAGAAGTAGGCGACCATCGAGGCGATTTCCTCCGGCCGGCCGAGGCGGCGGATGAGGTGGGCGTTCGCGTTCGCCTGTTTCATCTCCGGGGTGATGTCGGCCAGGATCGGGGTGTCGATGGTGCCGGGCGCGATCGCGTTGATGAGGATGTTGCGCTCGGCGTATTCGAACGCGGCTTGCCGGGTGAGCGCGGCGACGCCGCCCTTGGCGGCGCTGTAGGACGCTAGGTTCGGCAGGCCCCGCAGTGCGGCGAGCGAGGAGATGTTGACGATGCGGCCGCCGCCGCGGTCGATCATCCCGGGGATGACGGCGCGCATGCCGAGCCACGGTCCCTTGAGGTCGGTGGCGATGACGTCGTCCCAGGCCTCCTCGGTGAGCCCGACGACGGAGTCTTCACTGATCATGTTCACCACGCCGGCGACGTTGGCCAGGTAGTCGATGCGGCCGAGGCGGCCGAGCACGTCGCCGACCGCGTCCGCCCAGGCGGCGGCGACGCGCACGTCCAGCGCCACGCCCTCCCCGGAGCCGCCCGCGGCTTTGATGTCCTGCACGGTGTCCGCGCAGTCCTGGATGTCCGCGCACACCACGTGCGAACCATCCTGGGCGAGCCGGATCGCAGTGGCGCGCCCGATGCCCTGTGCGGCACCGGTGACGAGGGCGACGGTGTTCGGCGAAGTCATCTCCGACCTCCGGGGACGGGGTACAGGCCTTGGCGCCCTCCAGTGAAACCACCGGCGCGCCCCCGGGTACAGCACACGCGGCCGCGGCTGTTGTGGACAGTCACAACGGTGGCCGTCGCGGGGGCGTACCCATTTGCCCCGTCCTGTGCGACATCGGCCGGCCAGTCAGCCCAATGCCGGGATGATCTCCCTCGCGATCAGGTCCGCGTGTTCGGCCTGGTCGAACAGCGGCGTGAACAGCACGAGCTCGGCTCCGGCGTCGAGTACTTCGCGGACGGCGCGCACGCAGTCGTCCGGGGTGCCGGCGATGGCGGCGGCCTCGACGTCGGGGGAGAGGCCGCCGTAGAGAGCGGTGAGTTCGGCGTTGACGCGTTCGCGGGCGCGGGCGGCGTCGGCGTCGATGGCGATGTAGACGCGTTTGGCGATCTCGAAGTCCGGGCGGGGGTTCTCCGATCGGACGAACCGGACTTGGTCGGCGAAGGCGGTGGTCGGGGTGGAGCCCGCACCGAAGAAGCCGGTGCCGAGGTCGAGGGCACGCCGGAGGGCTTTCGGGCCGCTGCCGCCGAACCACAGGGGCGGGTGGGGTTTCTGGAAGGGCCGGGGCGTGATGCCGGCACCGGACAGCTGCCAGAAGTCCCCGTCGTGGTCGACGGTTTCCTGCGTCCAGAGCGCCTTGAGCAGTTCGACGCCTTCGGTGAACCGCGCCAGGTAGCGGTCGGGTTGCATGCCGAACGCGGCGTACGGGCGGTTCTTGCCACCTGAGCCGACGCCCATCTCCAGGCGGCCGCGCGACAGCTGGTCCAGGCTGGCTGTGCTCTTCGCCAGCTGCGCCGGGATGTGCAGGGTGGACACGAACACCGTGCAGCCCAGCCGCAGCGTGTCTGTGCACGCGGCGGCGAAGGTCATCGCCTCCATCGGGCTCAGCTGCGGACGCCTGCCGAACACGGCCTCCTGCGTCCACGCGCTGTGGTAACCCGCTTCCTCCGCCCGCGCCAGATACTCCCGGAAAGCACCGGGATCGAACGAACCGTCCGAGTAGTACTGGGGAATCGCAATCGCATACCTCACGACTCGATCTTACGGCCGGCGAGCCGTTCCAGCCTCGTTGACCAGGATGCGGAGAAGCCGGCCGCGGCGCGGAAAACGCCTGCACCGCGCCCTGGCACGCGTTGGGTGGTCACGGCCGGGAGCACCGGGGCGTCGGTGAAGGCCTGGACCGACGCGGCGTCTTCCCCGGGCGCCAGTGACACCAGCCGCAGGCCGGCCGGGGTGACGTCGAGGACGGCGAGGTCGGTGATGATGCGGTCGACGACTCCGGCGCCGGTCAGGGGGAGCGTGCAGCGCGAGACGATCTTCGGCGTCCCGTCTTTCGTGACGTGATCGGTGAGGACCACGACGCGGTTGGCGCCGGCGACGAGGTCCATGGCGCCACCCATGCCCTTGACGAGGGCACCGGGCACGCTCCAGTTGGCTAGGTCGCCGTTCGCCGCGACCTGGAACGCCCCGAGCAGGGCCAGGTCGATGTGGCCGCCGCGGATCATGGCGAAGGAGGTGGCGGAGTCGAAGAAGCTGGCTCCAGGCGCGACGGTCACGGTCTGCTTGCCGGCGTTGATCAGGTCGGCGTCTTCCTCGCCGTCGCGGGGGAACGCGCCGAGTCCGAGGATGCCGTTCTCGCTCTGGAGGGTCACGTGGACGCCGTCGGGCACGTGGTTCGCGACCAGGGTCGGGATGCCGATGCCGAGGTTGACGTAGTCGCCGTCGCACAGTTCGCGGGCGGCGACGGCGGCCATCTCGTCGCGGGTCCAGCTCATGCGTTCGCCACCTTCTTCGGGCGCACGGTGCGCTTTTCGATCGCCTTCTCGCGCTCGCGCGCGGCGACGAGCCGGTGCACGAACACGTCAGGGGTGACGACCTGAGCGGGATCGGTGAACTCCTCGAGCAGGTGCTCGGTTTCGGTCACGCAGACCGCCCGCACGCGGCGACGCGGGGGTTGAAATTGCGCGTGGCGAGCCGGTAGGTCAGGTTGCCGGCGCGGTCGGCCGTGTGGGCGTGCACGAGCGACAGGTCGGCGACGATACCGCGTTCGAGCACGGCGGTCCGCCCCTCGAATTCGGCGTGCGGCTTGCCTTCCGCGACCGGGGTGCCGACGCCGGTGGGCGTGTAGAAGGCGGGGATGCCCGCGCCACCCGCACGCAGCCGTTCGGCGAGGGTGCCTTGCGGCACGAGTTCCACGTCGAGCTCGCCCGCGAGCGCTTGCCGCGCGAAGAGCTTGTTCTCCCCGACGTAGGAAGCGACCACTGTGGACACCTGGTGGTTTCGAGCAGGAGCCCGAGGCCCTGTCCGTCGACGCCCATGTTGTTGGACACGACGGTCAGGTCGCGCACTCCGGAGTCCCGCACCGCTTCGATGAGGTCCGTCGGGTTGCCGCTGAGACCGAACCCGCCGACCGCGACGGTCAGCACGTCGGCGACCGCTTCGGCCGCACTGCCGTAGATCGTCGGCAACGCACGCTCCTTCCTGTTCACTGAACGATCGATCACCACAGCCCAATTCACCGCAGCGCGGTGCGTCAACCACTCGGCCGGAAGCTCTCGCTTGGCAATCGGCTGTTCGCGGAGGCGTTCACTCAGTGAACGTCAGCTGGGGCCATGACGAACCCGCCCGCCCACCTGATCGGCCGCGTGGCGACGGTGCTGCGCGCGCTGTCGAACGGCGAAGGCTCGACCAGGTCGGAGGTGGCGCGTGCCGCCGGGCTGGCTCGCCCGACCGCGCACCGCCTGCTCACCGCACTGGCCGAGGAGGGGTTCGTCGACCGGGAGCACCGCAGCGGGCAGTGGCACCTGGGCCCGGAGCTGTACTTGCTCGGGGAGGTCGCCGCCCAGCGCTACGACGTGACCGAGCACGCGCGCGCCAGCGTGCACCGCTTGGCCGAAGCGACGGGGGAGAGCGCGTTCTTCTCCGCCCGCCGGGGCGAGGAGACCGTGTGCCTGGTGCGCGAAGACGGCAGCTTTCCGATCCGCTCCTTCGTGCTGTACGAGGGCGCGCTGTTCCCCCTCGGCGTGGTCTCGGCCGGCCTCGTCGTGCTGGCGATGCTGCCCGACCACGAGATCGACGACTACCTGGCCCGCGTCGACCTC encodes:
- a CDS encoding alpha/beta fold hydrolase, which gives rise to MSGTIVLVHGSWHGSWCWDPVVPLLTGAGHGVTAVDLPGRGEAARVARFGLDDFADAVVGAVRAAGEPVTLVAHSMGGVPVSRAAQEIPGLISGLLYVAAFVPRNGQTFGDLLAMPEVATSLTAHQVRDPETGTTTIPPQYARETFYGDCAPEIADAYAQRLVPETRALLTQPVPQTATGIGTVRRGYVECLRDRALPVEAQRVMHRAARIEPVFTVDSDHSPFASRPAELATLIGEFAAAA
- a CDS encoding LLM class flavin-dependent oxidoreductase, with product MRYAIAIPQYYSDGSFDPGAFREYLARAEEAGYHSAWTQEAVFGRRPQLSPMEAMTFAAACTDTLRLGCTVFVSTLHIPAQLAKSTASLDQLSRGRLEMGVGSGGKNRPYAAFGMQPDRYLARFTEGVELLKALWTQETVDHDGDFWQLSGAGITPRPFQKPHPPLWFGGSGPKALRRALDLGTGFFGAGSTPTTAFADQVRFVRSENPRPDFEIAKRVYIAIDADAARARERVNAELTALYGGLSPDVEAAAIAGTPDDCVRAVREVLDAGAELVLFTPLFDQAEHADLIAREIIPALG
- a CDS encoding SDR family NAD(P)-dependent oxidoreductase, encoding MTSPNTVALVTGAAQGIGRATAIRLAQDGSHVVCADIQDCADTVQDIKAAGGSGEGVALDVRVAAAWADAVGDVLGRLGRIDYLANVAGVVNMISEDSVVGLTEEAWDDVIATDLKGPWLGMRAVIPGMIDRGGGRIVNISSLAALRGLPNLASYSAAKGGVAALTRQAAFEYAERNILINAIAPGTIDTPILADITPEMKQANANAHLIRRLGRPEEIASMVAYFFREGSFLTGLVYAVDGGWSAKGNF
- a CDS encoding VOC family protein; amino-acid sequence: MVQRHLAHAPAARRSEQVLALMRGASPAEPRARLHLDLFVDTTEEQRSEVDRLVALGAQPVDPPEPDFVVLADLDGNLFCVVDLSCAPSGSA
- a CDS encoding IclR family transcriptional regulator — encoded protein: MTNPPAHLIGRVATVLRALSNGEGSTRSEVARAAGLARPTAHRLLTALAEEGFVDREHRSGQWHLGPELYLLGEVAAQRYDVTEHARASVHRLAEATGESAFFSARRGEETVCLVREDGSFPIRSFVLYEGALFPLGVVSAGLVVLAMLPDHEIDDYLARVDLTAKWGPEHGADALRARITRTRKAGFALNPGLVVEGSWGLAAAVFNRAGTPAWALAVTGVEFRFPEQRRAELGPLLLWEAHHLTGQLGSAGG